In a single window of the Amycolatopsis sp. cg5 genome:
- a CDS encoding thiolase family protein: MAGSAIAGLGVTDVGKVYGRTARDFAADAVRRACADAGLRTSELDGLLVTPGLSPGLDVSLIVDLGVRELKLLTEIGGDGTSVCAAVSSAAMAIDAGLATTVACVFADAPLRRGTSAGAAFEPGEPPAGFEGLLGDAGLASVHSRFALAAHRHMETFGTTSEQLGAIAVAQRQWAAGNPLAQQREPITLADHQNSRLIADPLRLLDCCLVSNGGAAVIVTSAARAASLAQPPVHVLGFAQSHPVHREHRGSGFGLVSGAAEAGRLAMRMAGTGIGDVDIAELYDCFTIAVLLTLEDYGFCGKGEGGPFAEEGNLMPGRGRVAVNTGGGQLSGCYLWGMTPLVEAVIQARGTGGDRQAARNEVIVVSGNGGAFDHHSTLVLGPDRRGGP, translated from the coding sequence GTGGCGGGATCCGCGATCGCCGGGCTCGGGGTCACCGACGTGGGCAAGGTCTACGGCCGCACGGCGCGCGACTTCGCCGCCGACGCCGTGCGCCGGGCGTGCGCCGATGCCGGGCTGCGGACCTCCGAGCTGGACGGCTTGCTGGTCACCCCCGGCCTGAGCCCTGGGCTGGACGTGTCGCTGATCGTCGATCTCGGCGTACGGGAACTCAAGCTTCTCACCGAAATCGGCGGTGACGGCACCTCGGTCTGCGCCGCGGTCTCCTCTGCCGCGATGGCGATTGACGCGGGGCTGGCGACCACGGTCGCCTGCGTGTTCGCCGACGCGCCGCTGCGGCGCGGAACCAGCGCCGGAGCGGCGTTCGAACCAGGCGAACCACCGGCCGGGTTCGAAGGACTGCTCGGCGACGCCGGGCTCGCCTCGGTGCACAGCCGGTTCGCGCTCGCGGCGCACCGGCACATGGAGACCTTCGGCACCACCTCCGAACAGCTCGGCGCGATAGCGGTGGCGCAGCGGCAGTGGGCGGCGGGAAACCCGCTCGCCCAGCAGCGCGAGCCGATCACGCTGGCCGACCACCAGAACTCACGGCTGATCGCCGATCCGCTGCGCTTGCTCGATTGCTGCCTGGTCAGCAACGGTGGTGCGGCGGTGATCGTGACGTCGGCCGCGCGCGCCGCGTCGCTGGCTCAGCCGCCGGTGCACGTGCTCGGGTTCGCGCAGTCGCACCCCGTCCATCGCGAGCACCGGGGCAGCGGGTTCGGGCTCGTCAGCGGAGCCGCCGAAGCGGGGCGTTTGGCGATGCGCATGGCGGGAACCGGGATCGGCGACGTCGACATCGCCGAACTCTACGACTGCTTCACGATCGCGGTGCTGCTCACGCTGGAGGACTACGGGTTCTGCGGAAAAGGGGAGGGCGGGCCGTTCGCGGAAGAGGGGAACCTGATGCCGGGACGGGGGCGGGTGGCGGTGAACACCGGTGGCGGGCAGCTGTCCGGGTGCTACCTGTGGGGGATGACCCCGCTGGTCGAGGCGGTCATCCAGGCACGCGGCACCGGCGGGGACCGCCAGGCCGCGCGCAACGAGGTGATCGTGGTGAGCGGCAACGGCGGCGCGTTCGACCACCACAGCACGCTGGTGCTGGGCCCTGACCGCCGCGGAGGTCCCTGA
- a CDS encoding class I SAM-dependent methyltransferase produces the protein MTEEFKLRARAGRRFEDEYYVEPLDDEHRSQVAGRDLAAVFAYIYRHNAWEGGESAAGEGSDLAATLAVRSALPGLLRKWRIRSILDLPCGDAGWLRSLPLGEIGYLGGDIVEEIVARNRAACPPGQGPRFEVLDLVKDELPAADLLVCRDCLVHLPLSQASEALRNIARSGCKYLLATTFLGLGRNVDIEPGDWRPLNLRLPPFGLPEPLDVIVEVDVAAIGGLPAKALGLWDIDSFRER, from the coding sequence TTGACCGAAGAATTCAAGCTGAGGGCTCGCGCCGGCCGCCGGTTCGAGGACGAGTACTACGTCGAGCCGCTGGACGACGAACACCGCAGCCAGGTCGCCGGGCGGGACCTGGCTGCGGTCTTCGCCTACATCTACCGCCACAATGCCTGGGAAGGCGGCGAATCGGCGGCGGGGGAGGGATCCGACCTCGCGGCCACGCTCGCCGTGCGCTCCGCACTGCCCGGATTGCTCCGGAAGTGGCGGATACGGAGCATTCTCGACCTGCCGTGTGGTGACGCCGGGTGGCTGCGTTCGTTGCCGCTGGGCGAGATCGGCTACCTGGGCGGCGACATCGTCGAGGAGATCGTCGCCCGCAATCGGGCCGCCTGCCCGCCGGGGCAGGGGCCGCGGTTCGAAGTGCTCGACCTCGTCAAGGACGAGTTGCCTGCCGCGGATTTGCTGGTGTGCCGGGACTGCCTCGTGCATTTGCCGCTCAGCCAAGCGTCTGAAGCACTGCGGAACATCGCCAGGAGCGGCTGCAAGTACCTGCTGGCCACCACCTTTCTCGGGCTGGGCCGCAACGTGGACATCGAGCCGGGTGACTGGCGGCCGCTGAACCTCCGGCTGCCCCCGTTCGGCCTGCCCGAACCGCTCGACGTCATCGTCGAGGTGGACGTCGCCGCCATCGGCGGGCTGCCCGCGAAGGCGCTCGGGTTGTGGGACATCGACAGCTTCCGGGAGCGGTGA
- a CDS encoding M15 family metallopeptidase, which produces MKLRTRVFAVVTFMLSAVFAGAASAQATPPQTVQLAAPPGSGLAPYVAVIKPVTAERLGSSWRAGCPVGPDQLRLLSLTFLGFDGAPHRGELVVNADRAVEVAYTFADLYFGRFPIERMETVEKYDSDDDASMAANNTSAFNCRAITGGTAWSNHSYGRAIDINTVQNPYISGSGAIYPPNGAPYADRTLRAPGMIHAGDVSERAFTSRGWTWGGFWDTPIDYQHFEKP; this is translated from the coding sequence ATGAAACTGAGAACCCGAGTTTTCGCCGTGGTCACGTTCATGCTGTCCGCGGTCTTCGCCGGCGCCGCGTCGGCGCAGGCCACCCCGCCCCAGACCGTCCAGCTCGCCGCGCCCCCGGGTAGCGGGCTCGCGCCCTACGTCGCCGTCATCAAGCCGGTCACCGCGGAACGGCTCGGATCCAGCTGGCGGGCGGGCTGCCCGGTCGGTCCCGACCAGCTGCGGCTGCTGAGCCTGACCTTTCTCGGCTTCGACGGCGCGCCGCACCGGGGCGAACTGGTCGTCAACGCCGATCGCGCCGTCGAGGTCGCCTACACCTTCGCCGACCTGTACTTCGGCCGCTTCCCCATCGAGCGGATGGAGACGGTGGAGAAGTACGACTCCGACGACGACGCGTCGATGGCCGCGAACAACACCTCCGCCTTCAACTGCCGGGCCATCACCGGCGGCACCGCGTGGTCCAATCACTCCTACGGGCGCGCCATCGACATCAACACCGTGCAGAACCCGTACATCTCCGGCAGCGGCGCGATCTACCCGCCCAACGGCGCGCCGTACGCCGACCGCACGCTCCGCGCGCCCGGCATGATCCACGCGGGTGACGTGAGCGAGCGGGCCTTCACCTCCCGTGGCTGGACCTGGGGAGGCTTCTGGGACACCCCGATCGACTACCAGCACTTCGAGAAGCCCTGA